Proteins co-encoded in one Variovorax terrae genomic window:
- a CDS encoding dihydrofolate reductase family protein translates to MQKPYVIVHTLTSLDGRIHNIELPEFDSAALQYEQLALHADQQVLNIQGYLNGRVSTDDNFTHYREPNLNESADTVPAGDFVAEAHAPMYYVALDPAGRLGWQENHVDYGGVRSHVVSVLTEQASNAYKDLLRRLGISYVIAGKDAPDNALALHKLATLFGMQRVMIGGGGVLNWSYMQDGLVDEVSLLLAPVSDASPDAPGLFTAKAPLTRIAPRSFTLIDVKPLRDSTVWLRYRVNP, encoded by the coding sequence ATGCAAAAACCTTACGTCATCGTCCATACCCTGACGTCGCTCGACGGAAGAATCCACAACATCGAACTGCCCGAGTTCGATTCGGCGGCGCTTCAATACGAGCAACTGGCGCTGCACGCCGATCAGCAGGTCCTGAACATCCAGGGTTACCTGAACGGCCGCGTCTCGACCGACGACAACTTCACGCACTACCGCGAGCCGAATCTGAACGAGTCGGCGGACACCGTTCCCGCGGGCGACTTCGTGGCCGAGGCGCACGCGCCGATGTACTACGTGGCGCTCGACCCCGCTGGGCGCCTGGGCTGGCAAGAGAACCACGTCGATTACGGCGGTGTGCGCTCGCACGTGGTGTCGGTGCTCACCGAACAGGCGAGCAACGCCTACAAGGATCTGCTGCGGCGCCTGGGCATCTCCTACGTCATCGCCGGCAAGGACGCGCCGGACAACGCCCTGGCGCTGCACAAGCTGGCGACGCTCTTTGGCATGCAGCGCGTGATGATCGGCGGCGGCGGCGTGCTGAACTGGTCCTATATGCAGGACGGCCTGGTCGATGAAGTGAGTCTGCTGCTGGCGCCTGTCTCCGACGCCTCGCCCGATGCGCCAGGCCTGTTCACGGCCAAGGCGCCGCTGACCCGGATCGCACCGCGTTCGTTCACGCTGATCGACGTGAAGCCCTTGAGGGACAGCACAGTGTGGCTGCGCTACCGGGTGAACCCATGA
- a CDS encoding SDR family oxidoreductase yields the protein MKNVILIGAHGSTSKEIIPRLLEQEDVKLTLLLRRASRMRDMQSDRVNVVEGDAANLADLTRAIGGQEIVISTMGGMDLDAKTANIVQAMKEAGARHLVVISAGGIYDELPPAFNAWDKGVVGQYRPINLKAAEVAEQSGLTYTVLRPVWLTDKPTEEIQLTRKGETFKGTETSRASIGRFVADLVKDPQRYANQNLGISQPNTDGDRPAAYR from the coding sequence ATGAAGAACGTGATTCTGATCGGTGCCCATGGCAGCACGTCAAAAGAGATCATTCCCCGTCTGCTCGAACAGGAGGACGTGAAGCTGACACTGCTCCTGCGCCGCGCCAGCCGCATGCGGGACATGCAGAGCGATCGCGTCAATGTCGTGGAAGGCGATGCCGCCAACCTCGCGGACCTGACGCGCGCGATCGGCGGGCAAGAGATCGTCATCAGCACCATGGGCGGCATGGACCTGGACGCCAAGACCGCGAACATCGTCCAAGCCATGAAGGAAGCCGGTGCGCGCCACCTGGTCGTCATCAGCGCCGGCGGCATCTATGACGAACTGCCCCCGGCCTTCAATGCCTGGGACAAGGGCGTGGTCGGCCAGTACCGCCCCATCAACCTGAAAGCAGCTGAAGTCGCCGAGCAGTCAGGCCTGACCTATACGGTTCTGCGTCCCGTGTGGCTGACCGACAAACCGACCGAGGAAATCCAGTTGACCCGCAAAGGTGAGACCTTCAAGGGCACGGAGACCTCCCGCGCGAGCATCGGCCGCTTCGTGGCCGACCTCGTGAAAGACCCGCAGCGCTACGCCAACCAGAACTTGGGCATCAGCCAGCCCAACACTGACGGCGACAGGCCTGCCGCCTATCGTTGA
- a CDS encoding SDR family NAD(P)-dependent oxidoreductase codes for MKVTYDFKGQVALVTGAASGMGLDTARAFAKAGAAVTLADVSEAALKKAVDEITAAGGKAIGVVCDVSDEAQIAAMVKRTVDEFGRLDAAFNNAGIQIPASEIADQSIEDYDRISAINQRGVWACMKHELAQMRQQGSGAIVNCSSIGGLTGRALIAAYHGTKHGVIGLTRSAALEYATRGVRVNAVCPGTIDTPMVSSMLDKGMLAMDDLLRDLPMKRLGRGEEIADAVLWLCSSGSTFVTGQALAVDGGFTVY; via the coding sequence ATGAAAGTTACCTACGATTTCAAGGGACAGGTCGCGCTGGTCACCGGCGCGGCATCCGGCATGGGCCTCGATACGGCGCGTGCATTCGCCAAGGCCGGAGCGGCCGTCACACTGGCAGACGTGAGCGAAGCGGCCTTGAAGAAAGCCGTGGATGAAATCACGGCCGCTGGCGGCAAGGCGATCGGCGTGGTGTGCGATGTATCCGACGAGGCTCAGATCGCGGCGATGGTGAAGCGCACGGTGGACGAGTTCGGCCGTCTGGATGCCGCGTTCAACAACGCAGGCATCCAGATTCCCGCTTCGGAGATCGCGGATCAGTCCATCGAGGACTACGACCGCATCAGCGCCATCAACCAGCGCGGCGTGTGGGCCTGCATGAAGCACGAACTGGCACAGATGCGCCAGCAAGGCAGCGGCGCGATCGTCAACTGCTCGTCCATCGGCGGCCTCACCGGCCGGGCACTGATCGCCGCCTACCACGGCACCAAGCATGGCGTGATCGGGTTGACCCGCAGCGCGGCGCTCGAATACGCCACGCGCGGCGTGCGCGTCAATGCCGTGTGCCCCGGCACGATCGATACGCCGATGGTCTCGTCCATGCTGGACAAGGGGATGCTGGCGATGGACGACCTGCTGCGCGACCTGCCGATGAAGCGCCTGGGGCGTGGTGAGGAAATCGCCGACGCGGTGCTCTGGCTATGCAGTTCGGGCTCGACCTTCGTGACCGGCCAGGCCCTGGCCGTGGACGGCGGCTTCACCGTGTACTGA